The sequence below is a genomic window from Methylophilus sp. DW102.
AGCGACCTTGATCTCCTTGCGGATGGCGTTTGCTATTCCTTTCTTCGCTGCACTTGGCTGGTGGGCTATGCGCCAAGGCACGCCTGTGCGTATGGCGCGCCACGACTGGTGGAAGCTGGCATTGTTAGCGATGGCTGGCGGGTATGGGTCGATGTGGCTTAATTTTGAAGGCTTGCGTTATGTCTCTGCCGGGCTGGAACGAGTCATTTTATTCCTATACCCAACCTTGGTCGTTGTGATGAGTGCGATTTTTCTTAAACACCAGATTACCCGGCGTGAGTGGTTTGCCATGGTGACCAGCTATGCAGGTGTCGTGCTGGTGGTCTGGCATGATGTGGCGCTGGCGGGATTCGATTCTACAGACACCTTGTATGGCGCTGGGCTGGTGTTACTTAGTGCGATTGTCTATGCCGGTTATTTACTGGTGAGCGGGCAACTGATTCCCAGGTTGGGTGCCAGCCGCTTTACTGCGTTGACCATGGGGCTGGCCGCGCTCGCTAGCGCTACACATTTTGCCTGCAATGGTTCGTACGAAAAGGTGGTCTCATTCCCGCAGGCCGTTTACTGGTTGGCTTTGTTGATGGCGCTGGTGGCGACTGTTCTACCTTCGATGTTGATGAATCTCGGCATCCAGCAATTGGGGAGCCGCAAAGTCTCGCTGATCAGTGCGATTGGTCCGGTCTCTACCATTTTGCTTGCTTACCTGTTCCTGGGCGAGCATCTTTCATGGGTACAGGGGCTGGGTACCCTGCTGGTGTTGGCCGGGGTGATGGCAGTGAGCCTAGATAAGGCTACGAAGGCTTAAGCATTCGTAGAGAGGCGCTGCCAGTCAAAAAACGGGCCGGGGTCGGTTTTTCGCCCCGGTGCAATGTCTGCGTGGCCGACAATATGCTGGATGGGATAGCGTTGCTGTAGCGCCGTTACCAAGGCTTGCAAGGTGACATATTGCGCATCTTCAAACGCCTCAATATCACAGCCTTCCAGTTCAATGCCAACTGAAAAGTCGTTGCATCGTTCGCGGCCTTGCCATTGTGAAGCGCCGGCATGCCAGGCCCGCTGCGCGCAACTCACATACTGCAATAGCTCACCGGTTCGGCGGATCAGAAAATGTGAAGACACTTTGAGCTGCGCAATTTCTGCGTAGTAAGGGTGTTCATCCGCATTCAGCCGGTTGGTGAATAACTGTGTAATGCCCTCGCCGCCATATTGTTGCGGTGGCAAGCTGATATTGTGGATCACGATCATGTCGATGGCCGCATGCTCCGGCCTGTCGTCCTGATTGGGCGAGGTGATGATGCGCGCATGACTGGCAAAGCCAGCATGATCAATTTCTATCATGGGTGACAAGTAGCGCGACATATAAACATTGTAGGTGAATTTGACCGAATTGCGTTATGATTTCGCCCGCGTGCACACCTTTGGCATGCACATGCGGATCGGGCGGTGGACGCATGCAGGATTGATGACCGCCAGACAGGGACAGGTATGGTTTTTTTACAATTATTGCTGATGCTGGTGTTGATTTTAGTGGCAGCAGAGGTGTTTACCAACGCGCTGGAACATTTGGGGGAGCGCCTGGGGATTTCTGAAGGCGTGACAGGCTCAATTTTTGCGGCGGTGGGGACTGCGTTGCCAGAGACGCTGGTGCCATTGCTGGCGATTTTTTCGTATACGTCCTCCACGGGCGATAGCCATGCCGGCAATGACATCGGGGTGGGTGCCATTTTGGGCGCGCCCTTGATGCTGGCAACCTTATCTATCAGTTTGATGGCTTTTTCAGTCTTAAAGCGTCGTGGCGCACACGGTCATATCCGTCCCGAGCGTACCGGCCTGATCCGTGATCTGAATTTCTTTATTCTGGCGTTTATCTTTGCCACGGTGGCCATGTTTATTCCGCACACCGTCCCCATGGTGCGCTACGGTATCAGTATCCTCATGATTCTGATCTACTTTGTGTATGTGTTGATGACCATCAAGGCGTCTAAAGGCCTGGTGGAGGAGGGGCACGCGACCGAGGCCGAGGATGTCATGATGTTATCCCGGCTGGGCTTGCCCACCAACATGGTCACCATTCTGCTGCAATTGTTGCTTGGCTTGGGCTTGCTTATCGTCGGTGCCAAAGGCTTTATTAACGAGGTGGAAACCGCGGCTGCCATTTTGGGTGTGTCAGCCTTGTTGCTGTCTTTGCTGATTATCCCGATTGCCACCGAGCTGCCCGAAAAAGTAAACAGCATTTTGTGGATACGCAAAGGCAAAGACACGCTGGCGTTTGGCAATATTACCGGTGCCATGGTGTTTCAAGGCACTTTGTTGCCGGCAATCGGCATTATGTTGACTGACTGGTCTCCGCGACAAGAGGTCGCGCTGGGCATCCTGATCACCTTGCTGGCGGCCATCTGGGTGCGTTACCGCATTGCCAAAGGTGGTTTGCTGGTATGGCACCTGCTTGTCAACGGCCTGTTCTACCTGGCCTATCTGGCGATTGTATTAAGCTAACCCTGACTGGATGAAAAAAGGCGACCTTCTGGTCGCCTTTTTGTTTTACTCTTCGTCGCCGTCTGCGTCCTCCAGGTCCGCGTCTTGCTCTTTCGATAATCCTAGCTTGGATAAACGGTAGCGCAAAGTGCGGAAACTGATGCCCAGTAATTTGGCCGCCGCAGTTTTATTGTTGTTGGTTTTCTCCAGGGCTTGCAGAATCGTGCGCTTTTCAATGTCTTCCAGATAATCAGACAAGCTCACATCCATCGGTAACATGGTCCCGGGGGCCGTCGCGGGTGCGGCGCTGGCTGGCGGGACCACCTCAGCCGCTTTCGCCACGGGTTCGTTGGCGCGCTCCAATACAGGGGCCTTCCAGGGCAACACCGGGCGATCACTCAGTTGCGCAGGCATGTCCTCCAGCGACAAGTCCTCTACCGTAATGGTCTGGCCATCGCATAGCGCCAGTGCGCGTTCCAGCATGTTTTCGAGTTCACGGACATTGCCATGAAAGGGCAGTTGCTGAATAAACACTTTGGCATCATCGGCAATCACCGGGATGTCTATGCCTTGTGTCTGGCACAACTTGGTCAGCAAACGTTCTGTCAGCTCCGGAATGTCTTCGGGGCGCTCACGCAAGGCCGGCATTTTGAGCTGAATCACATTGAGCCGGTAATACAAATCCTGCCGGAATTCGCCTTTTTCCATCATGGCATTAAGGTTTTTGTGCGTGGCAGAAATGATGCGTACATCTACGGCCTCTTCAATGGTGCTCCCCACCACGCGGACTTTTTTCTCCTGAATCGCGCGCAGCAGTTTGACTTGCATGGCCAGTGGCAAGTCGGCTACTTCATCCAGAAACAAGGTGCCCCCACTGGCGGCTTGAAACAGGCCTTGCGTATCCTGAACGGCGCCGGTAAAAGCCCCTTTTTTATAGCCAAAGAATTCGCTTTCCATCAGGTTCTCGGGGATGGCGCCACAGTTAACTGCGACAAAAGACTGGTCCTTGCGGGCGCTGTTCTGGTGGATGAGGCGTGCGGCCAGCTCCTTACCACTGCCAGACTCCCCGCTGATGTAAACAGGGGCCTGGCTACGTGCCAGCTTGGCAATCATGGTCCTGACATAGCCCATGGCCGGAGACGCCCCAATCAAATCGACGGTGTTGGCTCCTTGAGATTCTTTTTGCGAGGAAAGCTTGAGCGCAGACTCGACCAATGGCCGCAACTGTTTGAGTGAAATCGGTTTGGTGATGTAGTCGTAGGCCCCGGCCTTGAGCGCAGAAACCGCATTTTCTGCACTGCCATAAGCCGTAATTACCGCGACGGGCAGCCCCGGAAATTGTGCATTGATGTGCTGTACCAGTTCCAGGCCCAAGCCATCCGGCAGGCGCATATCGGTTAGGCACAAGTCATAGCTGAAAGACTGCAGCATATGTTTTGCATCTGTGACGGTACTGGCGCTCTCGGCCTGTATGCCCATACGTTCCAGTGTCAGGACGACCAGTTCGCGAATATCGGTTTCGTCATCAACTACCAGACAACGATAAGTGTTTGCCATTTAAACAATTGCCTTTTTAACTGTCAGTGAAAATTGGGTGCCACCGGCTCCCGTGGTATAACTTAATTTTGCGCCATTGGCCTCAGCCAGCTCTCTTGCGATAAACAAGCCCAGCCCGGTCCCGGTTTTCTCCGTGGTCATGAACGGTTCGAACAAGTGGGGTTGAATTTTCGGGTCCACGCCTTGGCCATCGTCTTTGACCAGCAGGTGAATAAACTGTCCGCTTTTATCGCTCACGACGTTCAGTTGCAGGCTTTGTACCTGTTGCTGACTGTGCCGCCATCCATTTTTACACAGATTCCATAAAATCTGGTTGATGTGCCGACGATCAAAAATAATGCCGGTCTCTGCTGCAGGCAAACTGAGTGTGAAATCACTCAGGGCAATCTTTTCTACCGCACAAAACTGCTGATAAAACTCCAGCACAAAGCTGTTGATATTTAATTTTTCCTGATTGGTGCGGTCGCGCCGATTCAACTCCAGCACATCCTTGATAATCTGGTCCAGCCGCTGCACGTTGTCAGAAATAATTTGCAGCATGCGCTGCGTGCCAGGCTGCTGCGAGTCTTCTTGCATGAGTTGTGTCGCATGGCTAATCGCACTCAGCGGATTGCGGATCTCGTGCGCGATATTCGCTGTCAGCCTGCCCAGTGCTGCCAGTTTTACCTGGTGGGCCTGGGTTTGTATTTGTGACCAGTCCTCAATAAAAATCACCACACCATTGTCTGCATTTTCTGAGATGGCGTGAAAGCGGATACCGAGGTCGCGATTGTTGATACTGAGTTTGGTGGCATCTGGCGAGGCCAGTTTGGCCGAGGGCGTCGTACGCAATAATTGCATGATTGCCGGAATCAGTTGCTCCACCGGGGTGGAGAGTTCCAGCGCTGCCAGCATTTGTGATTCTTCCAACCCCAGCAGCTTGCAGGCTTGCAGGTTGTAGTGTTTGAGCTGTTGGTGCTGGTCTATCACCAGCACCCCGTTAGGCATTTCTTGCGTGATCAGGGCGTTAGTTTTGGCTAAATGTTCAATATCACGCCCACGCTGGCTGGCCAGCTTTTCACTGCTTTGCATGCGTGCAGTCAGCGTTTGTGCCAGCCAGGCCGTGGCAAAGCAACTCAATGACAATAGCACTGCATTGCTGTAATCGTTCATGGGCACGTTGCGGTTTAACAGCTGAAAAGTGTTCTCGAGCAGAATGCCTATGGTGGCAATGGCGGCATAAAACATGGCAAAGCGGCCATCGCTGATCAGCCCGGCAAAGATGATATTGATGATGAGCAGCAACCCAATCGCACTCTGGTTGCCAGGTAAAAAATGCAGCATGAGCACGATAAAAACAATGTCGAGGCTGGTCTGGATCTTGACGGCTAGCCCTTGCTTGCATTGCAGGGACTCAAAGCTGACACTGACGGCAATCGCGTACAAAAAGAATAACAGCAATGCCCAAAAAGTGAGTGAGGGTTCTGCCGGGGCATTGCGAAAAAATGGCCATAGCTGGCTGCCAAACAGCATGCCCGAGGCCCCCAGCCTGAAGAGCGTATACAGGCGCAAGTGCTGGATATCAGGGGTTCTTTCAATGGTGCTGATCATCATAAGGTGCACTCAGAAAGAACGGAGGGTTGCCGAGCGGCGGCGTGCACTACTTGGCAATTTACTGGACAAGGCATAAACATTATTTTTTAATTGTGAGCATAAATAGTGTGCTTTTGCTATTGAGCTTGTGGCCGTTATCACGTGGCAATTCGCAGGCTTATTCTAACAGTAATTAAATTTAAAACTGATATACTCCCTGCCAGAGGGAGATAAAACCGTGCATATTTGTTTTAGACGGATAAACACTCACAACAATGTCGCAAAAATGGCACCTTTGTCAGCATGAGAAACTGACGATCGCGGGAATGGGAATTTGTAGTGGCGAGTGCGCAAGAACTATCGGATTTTTTACGCCAGGTTGAAAAACGGGCCTTCAGGCAAACGGCGTATGCGGTGCGTGACGATCATGCCGCACTGGATATTGTGCAGGATGCCATGATGAAGCTGGCTGAAAAATACGCCAGCAAGCCGATTGAAGAATATCCTTTGCTGTTTCAGCGCATTTTGCAAAATACCATGCGCGACTACTGGCGGCGGCAGAAAGTGCGTAACTTGTGGACCAGCCTGTTTTCGTCACTCGGCTCGCAAGAGGATGAAGACTATGACCCACTTGAAACGATAGAGGTGGAAACCCAGGAAGGGGATCCTGCCGAGCAACTCGAGCGGTCACAAGTGATGCGCCTGATTGAAAAAGCCCTGGCAAAATTACCGGCACGTCAACGGGAAGCCTTCGTCCTGCGTTATTGGGAGGAATTAGACGTTGCTGAAACAGCGTCGGTGATGGGATGTTCAGAAGGAAGTGTTAAAACGCACTGCTCCAGAGCAGTCAGTGCGTTATCAACGTTAATGGAGCAGGCCGGCATTGGTCGCCGGAAACTGCCAAACAAGGAGTAAGGCATGAGGATACAACGTCACGTGGATGATGACTTGCCCACCCCTCTGCGCGAAGGGGTGCAGGCACTCAAGCAGGATGATCGGCCGCTGTCTGCCGCAGTGCAAGACCGGTTGGCGAAGGCCCGTCAGGCTGCTTTGGCGCAACATGCAGCTGCGCATCAGGCCCGTTCCGGTTGGTCGGATGTGTTGTCATGGGCTTCATGGGGGCATCCCCGTGTCGCCGGGATGGCCGCGTTCTCTATCTTTTTTGCGGTGGGCTTGATGTTTATCTCTAACAGCCAGAATGATGATGCGCTGTTGCTCAGCGATGATATGCCTGTCGAGGCATTTGTCGATAACGGGTTTGCTGCCTGGCAGTATTCAAAAGATATTTGATGGCGCTTTGGGTAGGGTTGTGCGCCGGGCGATACAAAATGCTTTCATGGAATAATGAGAAATGATACGAAATCATTCTTTGTGGATAGGGTGGATATTCTGTTTCGGCACTTCGTTGCCGAGTTTTGTGGCTGCAGAAGCGTTCCCGGGCGAGGCCGCTGCCTCGAACGTGATGGCGATGGCCGATATCGGGGCGATCAAGAATGACCTGGCCCCGGCCGATCCTGCGGCCAATGTGACTTGGGCACAGTTGACGGAACAGCAGAAAGCCGTGTTGGCGCCTTTGGCCAGTGAGTGGGATAGCTTGCGGCCCTGGCAGCGTGAAAAAATGCTCGATATTGCCAAGGAGTATCCAAAAATGGATGCGCAGAAGCAGCAGCGCATCCAGCATCAACTGGTGAAATGGAGCCGCATGACGCCCTACGAGCGCGAGAATGCACGCAAACGTTACCAGCAGTTTCAAAGCTTGAGTCCCGAGAAAAAAGAAGCTTTGCGCAAACAGTGGCAGCAGCACAAGCAAAAATCGGCGATCAGTGAAGGCTATGATCCTGAGTTTGATGGCGCAGAGCATTAAACTTTCTCTCATAAAAAAGGCCCGCTGGATGCGGGCCTTTTTTATGAGAGTTCAGGATTAGTTGGCTTCTTCATTCAAAGACTTGCTCATCGACAGGCCGGTCAGCACAATGCCGGAGCCAGCACTCTGGGAGGTCAGGGTGCTGTAGTTGTGTTCCATCCATTTTTTGATGCGTTTGGCGTCGCCAATTCGGGTCAATTTACCAACGGAGTCCAGCAACACCATGATGAGCGGTTCACCCGCAATGGTTGCCTGCATGACCAGGCAGCGGCCTGCTTCACTGATATACCCTGTTTTGGAGAGGCCAATTTCCCAGCTGCTGTTGGAGCTGTCACGCACCAAGGCATTGGTATTGTGAAAGTGTATCGGCTGGCGTCTGCTATTCACATATAAGTCGTAGTCAGACGTGGTCGTAATCTGGCGTATTAATGGGTACTGATACGCGGCGTGAACCATTTTGGCCAAGTCCATGGCGGTTGAGACATTGTTGCTGGTCAGGCCGGTGGAGTCTTCAAAATGCGTATTCATCATGCCCAGGCTGGCTGCTTTGGCGTTCATTTCCTGGATAAAACGGGCCTTACCACCTGGATAGTGGGTTGCCAGCGCAGAAGCCGCACGGTTTTCGGAGGCAATCAAAGCCAGGTTCAACAGGTCGGCACGTGTCATGGTGGTGCCGACTGGCAGGCGTGAAGAAGTGCCTTTCAGGTAGTCAACGTCCATTTCAGTAATGGATACTTCTTCATTCAGGTTAAGTTTTGCATCCAGCACGACCATGGCAGTCATGAGTTTGGTGACGGAGGCAATCGGCGTCGGCGTATCGAGGTTTTTGGAGTAAATGATCTCGTGCGTGTTCTGGTTCATGACCAGCGCCTTGGTGGAGGCGATGGACAAATTGCCATTGTTGAGCGATTTGCCTTGGAACGAATCAAACATCTCGGCATCGACTGTCGGTCGCGCCGCTTTTCTGGCATGCGAGTGTAATTTCACCGGGCGCATCCCTTTGGTTTTTTCAGGGTTAACGCGGTACTGTGAAGAAACGCGCGCGCTGTATTTTTTACTTTTGCTCGCAGAAACGGTTTGTTTCTTGGAGGATGATTTGGCAATGGCTTGACCCGCAGGTGCAAAAGCAATTGAACACATTAGTAAAACTTTAAAACAGTGCTTGTAAAAACTCATAATCAACCTTCCTGAAACCCGCCTCATTATTGCCCAGTAATTATTCAGCGTCAATCACTTATCGCAATTTTTTCGTGTGAAAAGTTAAGCAATTTGCTTGCCTGTCTGAATAAGTTTTGGCGCGTTGTGCAGACTATGGCACAATAATTATCTACTAAACTTTTGATTTTTAAATTCTATGTCAGCAGGCTTGAAATACTTCTTTTCCAAAGACCACACCTGGGCAGCGCAAGGCGAAGATGGATTATGGCTGGTTGGGGTTACTGACTACGCCCAAAATATGCTGGGGGATGTGGTGTTTGTCGACCCGCCCAAAGTGGGGCAGTCTGTTGAGCAAGGGGCTGTGTGCGGCCTGATTGAGTCAGTCAAGACCGGTTCTGATCTCTATGCGCCCTTGACCGGGGTCGTGGACGCCATCAATGAACAGGCATTGTCTTCACCTGAGCGCATTAATGATCATCCTTATGACACGTGGTTGTTCAAGCTGGCAGCGACTGCCAGTGGTGCAGAAGCGTTGCTTGATCAATCAGCTTATGAGTCTCAACTGTAGTGTTTGATTGTTTGGCTGGGGGGCTGCTTAGTCCGCCTGTTTGATCCTGAGCGGGCGCTTGGTGGCTGCCAATTCGGCTGGCGTGAGGGCGGCCACTATCACTGTGTCGGCTTTTTGATCTAGCGATAAGATTGTGTGATGGATGTTCAAATCGCGGCTGGCTAAGCTCAGAAAAAATAGTGCGATCAGGCTAAGGGGTATTTTAAGTGACAGTGATTGCATGGCGGGTTCCTTAAAGTCTTTTTAATTCAAATACATCGCGCTGCTTTTTATGATTTGTAACGCGAATCGGGTATAATTTGTCTTTGTTTAGTTTTTAAGCAAGTTATCTTT
It includes:
- a CDS encoding DMT family transporter encodes the protein MKDATHPYYGAMLVLLSSVAFSSKAIMVKLAYAYHVDAATLISLRMAFAIPFFAALGWWAMRQGTPVRMARHDWWKLALLAMAGGYGSMWLNFEGLRYVSAGLERVILFLYPTLVVVMSAIFLKHQITRREWFAMVTSYAGVVLVVWHDVALAGFDSTDTLYGAGLVLLSAIVYAGYLLVSGQLIPRLGASRFTALTMGLAALASATHFACNGSYEKVVSFPQAVYWLALLMALVATVLPSMLMNLGIQQLGSRKVSLISAIGPVSTILLAYLFLGEHLSWVQGLGTLLVLAGVMAVSLDKATKA
- a CDS encoding DUF3619 family protein, whose product is MRIQRHVDDDLPTPLREGVQALKQDDRPLSAAVQDRLAKARQAALAQHAAAHQARSGWSDVLSWASWGHPRVAGMAAFSIFFAVGLMFISNSQNDDALLLSDDMPVEAFVDNGFAAWQYSKDI
- a CDS encoding ATP-binding protein, translated to MMISTIERTPDIQHLRLYTLFRLGASGMLFGSQLWPFFRNAPAEPSLTFWALLLFFLYAIAVSVSFESLQCKQGLAVKIQTSLDIVFIVLMLHFLPGNQSAIGLLLIINIIFAGLISDGRFAMFYAAIATIGILLENTFQLLNRNVPMNDYSNAVLLSLSCFATAWLAQTLTARMQSSEKLASQRGRDIEHLAKTNALITQEMPNGVLVIDQHQQLKHYNLQACKLLGLEESQMLAALELSTPVEQLIPAIMQLLRTTPSAKLASPDATKLSINNRDLGIRFHAISENADNGVVIFIEDWSQIQTQAHQVKLAALGRLTANIAHEIRNPLSAISHATQLMQEDSQQPGTQRMLQIISDNVQRLDQIIKDVLELNRRDRTNQEKLNINSFVLEFYQQFCAVEKIALSDFTLSLPAAETGIIFDRRHINQILWNLCKNGWRHSQQQVQSLQLNVVSDKSGQFIHLLVKDDGQGVDPKIQPHLFEPFMTTEKTGTGLGLFIARELAEANGAKLSYTTGAGGTQFSLTVKKAIV
- the ampD gene encoding 1,6-anhydro-N-acetylmuramyl-L-alanine amidase AmpD produces the protein MSRYLSPMIEIDHAGFASHARIITSPNQDDRPEHAAIDMIVIHNISLPPQQYGGEGITQLFTNRLNADEHPYYAEIAQLKVSSHFLIRRTGELLQYVSCAQRAWHAGASQWQGRERCNDFSVGIELEGCDIEAFEDAQYVTLQALVTALQQRYPIQHIVGHADIAPGRKTDPGPFFDWQRLSTNA
- the gcvH gene encoding glycine cleavage system protein GcvH — encoded protein: MSAGLKYFFSKDHTWAAQGEDGLWLVGVTDYAQNMLGDVVFVDPPKVGQSVEQGAVCGLIESVKTGSDLYAPLTGVVDAINEQALSSPERINDHPYDTWLFKLAATASGAEALLDQSAYESQL
- a CDS encoding RNA polymerase sigma factor; amino-acid sequence: MASAQELSDFLRQVEKRAFRQTAYAVRDDHAALDIVQDAMMKLAEKYASKPIEEYPLLFQRILQNTMRDYWRRQKVRNLWTSLFSSLGSQEDEDYDPLETIEVETQEGDPAEQLERSQVMRLIEKALAKLPARQREAFVLRYWEELDVAETASVMGCSEGSVKTHCSRAVSALSTLMEQAGIGRRKLPNKE
- a CDS encoding DUF3106 domain-containing protein, with the protein product MADIGAIKNDLAPADPAANVTWAQLTEQQKAVLAPLASEWDSLRPWQREKMLDIAKEYPKMDAQKQQRIQHQLVKWSRMTPYERENARKRYQQFQSLSPEKKEALRKQWQQHKQKSAISEGYDPEFDGAEH
- a CDS encoding sigma-54 dependent transcriptional regulator; protein product: MANTYRCLVVDDETDIRELVVLTLERMGIQAESASTVTDAKHMLQSFSYDLCLTDMRLPDGLGLELVQHINAQFPGLPVAVITAYGSAENAVSALKAGAYDYITKPISLKQLRPLVESALKLSSQKESQGANTVDLIGASPAMGYVRTMIAKLARSQAPVYISGESGSGKELAARLIHQNSARKDQSFVAVNCGAIPENLMESEFFGYKKGAFTGAVQDTQGLFQAASGGTLFLDEVADLPLAMQVKLLRAIQEKKVRVVGSTIEEAVDVRIISATHKNLNAMMEKGEFRQDLYYRLNVIQLKMPALRERPEDIPELTERLLTKLCQTQGIDIPVIADDAKVFIQQLPFHGNVRELENMLERALALCDGQTITVEDLSLEDMPAQLSDRPVLPWKAPVLERANEPVAKAAEVVPPASAAPATAPGTMLPMDVSLSDYLEDIEKRTILQALEKTNNNKTAAAKLLGISFRTLRYRLSKLGLSKEQDADLEDADGDEE
- a CDS encoding sodium:calcium antiporter gives rise to the protein MVFLQLLLMLVLILVAAEVFTNALEHLGERLGISEGVTGSIFAAVGTALPETLVPLLAIFSYTSSTGDSHAGNDIGVGAILGAPLMLATLSISLMAFSVLKRRGAHGHIRPERTGLIRDLNFFILAFIFATVAMFIPHTVPMVRYGISILMILIYFVYVLMTIKASKGLVEEGHATEAEDVMMLSRLGLPTNMVTILLQLLLGLGLLIVGAKGFINEVETAAAILGVSALLLSLLIIPIATELPEKVNSILWIRKGKDTLAFGNITGAMVFQGTLLPAIGIMLTDWSPRQEVALGILITLLAAIWVRYRIAKGGLLVWHLLVNGLFYLAYLAIVLS
- the pbpG gene encoding D-alanyl-D-alanine endopeptidase, with protein sequence MCSIAFAPAGQAIAKSSSKKQTVSASKSKKYSARVSSQYRVNPEKTKGMRPVKLHSHARKAARPTVDAEMFDSFQGKSLNNGNLSIASTKALVMNQNTHEIIYSKNLDTPTPIASVTKLMTAMVVLDAKLNLNEEVSITEMDVDYLKGTSSRLPVGTTMTRADLLNLALIASENRAASALATHYPGGKARFIQEMNAKAASLGMMNTHFEDSTGLTSNNVSTAMDLAKMVHAAYQYPLIRQITTTSDYDLYVNSRRQPIHFHNTNALVRDSSNSSWEIGLSKTGYISEAGRCLVMQATIAGEPLIMVLLDSVGKLTRIGDAKRIKKWMEHNYSTLTSQSAGSGIVLTGLSMSKSLNEEAN